A window of the Corythoichthys intestinalis isolate RoL2023-P3 chromosome 6, ASM3026506v1, whole genome shotgun sequence genome harbors these coding sequences:
- the rps3 gene encoding 40S ribosomal protein S3, with protein MLYKLTSASVCRPFLSTACENMAVQISKKRKFVSDGIFKAELNEFLTRELAEDGYSGVEVRVTPTRTEIIILATRTQNVLGEKGRRIRELTAVVQKRFGFPEGSVELYAEKVATRGLCAIAQAESLRYKLLGGLAVRRACYGVLRFIMESGAKGCEVVVSGKLRGQRAKSMKFVDGLMIHSGDPVNYYVDTAVRHVLLRQGVLGIKVKIMLPWDPSGKIGPKKPLPDHVSIVEPKDEPLPTTPVSEQKGAKPDVPQGATPVPTA; from the exons ATGTTGTATAAATTAACTTCCGCATCGGTCTGTCGTCCTTTCCTGTCTACGGCCTGCGAAAACATGGCGGTGCAGATCTCCAAGAAGAGGAAG TTCGTCTCCGATGGAATCTTCAAGGCCGAGCTGAATGAGTTTCTGACTCGCGAACTGGCTGAGGATGGCTACTCGGGCGTGGAGGTGCGTGTCACCCCGACCAGGACAGAGATCATCATCCTCGCCACCAG GACCCAAAATGTTCTTGGAGAAAAAGGCCGTCGTATCCGTGAGCTGACTGCCGTGGTCCAGAAGAGGTTCGGCTTCCCCGAAGGCAGTGTAGAG CTGTACGCTGAGAAAGTGGCCACCCGCGGGCTGTGCGCCATCGCTCAAGCCGAATCTCTACGCTACAAGCTGCTGGGAGGGTTGGCCGTGCGAAG GGCGTGTTACGGCGTGctgcgcttcatcatggagagCGGCGCCAAGGGCTGCGAGGTGGTGGTGTCGGGCAAGCTGCGCGGCCAGCGCGCCAAGTCCATGAAGTTCGTGGACGGGCTGATGATCCACAGCGGTGACCCGGTCAACTACTACGTGGACACGGCCGTCCGCCACGTCCTGCTGCGCCAGGGCGTGCTGGGCATCAAGGTGAAGATCATGCTGCCCTGGGACCCCAGCGGCAAGATCGGACCCAAGAAGCCCCTCCCCGACCACGTCAGCATCGTGGAACCCAAGGACGAGCCACTGCCCACCACGCCCGTCTCCGAGCAGAAGGGCGCCAAGCCTGATGTCCCTCAGGGCGCTACTCCCGTGCCCACCGCCTAA